ACTTAAGAAATTTGTCTTTCGGGTTACGCCACATAGAGTCCCAAAAGAATGTATGTGTATCATGTTAAATTTGAGTTATagcttttttacttttttcttttatttccaatataaaatttacttAAAATGTTATGTACACACCATTTTCAATAGCttattaacttaaaaatttacCGTTCTTAATTAATGAACGATCCTCATCAGCTCGTCCTCCTTCAAAAATGTCacattatgaatttatgatccctacataactttatttttaatcaaaggACCCCTCAATGTGTAGAAATAAAATCCTTCCTTTTTTCATGCTAATTCTCAGTTTCCCAATACATTGTGTATAGGTTATGGTAGAGACACAAGAAGGAATCTTACATTAATACTGTTATTGTTTCAATGAACAAGCAATAATATCATATtataaatgtcatttttattaaaatcatAAGATCCGTTTATTActcacaaaaataataaaaagattaGAATATACAGCAAGTAACAAGTATGTACTCAAACACAAGTGAcgttttaaataatttatattattttataagaaGTTATAtcacataatttatttgtttataatacTGTTCAGATTAGTTTGCATGCACCTTATttggaacttttttttttaatcacaatTCATGCTTTGGCACAATAGACTATATAAATTTATCTCTTGAGCTACATCAGTATCAAGCCGAAAAGTGTGTATACCATGTGAATTTATGTTATACCTTATAATTAAagctttttattttcttttctcatttcGATGTGAAATTTTGTAAGGTGTTATGTACATACCTACGTCAAAATCTTGTCAACTTAGAAGTCTGTCAGTCCTTCTATATGACCTCCCCCCTCACGACCTGCCCTCTGTCATGGTCGTCTGATACCTTGAGTTCAATTATTTGTTATGTTACACTTCCACATCTGCCGAATAGTTCTTTTCATCAAAACTTAAACAGGtcaataagaagaaaaaaaacctaATACACTTTCTTATTATAAGGATTTGAATCTTGATCTCTCATAATTTTTAACCCACGTCATTTGACCGGCTACTAAGTGGTTATCATACAAGTATATAGTTTGATTGTCGAtgttttttatattaaagtttttatgaattttcagaaaaaacGCTGACAAGACCCATATATGGTGCAAATGTCTAGTGAATTAAACTTTCTTTGAACTCATTCTATTTCctaaaattaaagttatataatAAGAATTTGTTTGGAGTAAAGGTCACGTGAGAGTGTTAATTGAAACATGGAGAATTAATGTAAAgattgaaatatatattttgagcAAAAAAGGGTGTTAGTGTAATAAATGTTCGTATTTGGTatggagaaattttttttatataaaaatatcattttgaaaaattaattatgaataatttactttttttatatttaataagtaaacaaaaagtattatttcaatattatttatatataatatagaagAATACTATGGGATAAGTTGGTGAAActtgttttcataattttactagaaaaaacaattttttagaaaatatttttcaaaacgaTTTAACCAATCATAtatgaaagaattaaaaaatatttttttctattccaAAAACACCCTTAATTAACCAAAAATGTAAATCACAACTCACAAGAAAGCTATAAGAGTTGAAGTCACGTGAGAGTGGAATAATTTGAGCACTAAAAGGGCGTGAGATGTTAGTGTAATTAATAATTaaccaaaaattaattatttgattgtacgatttattcttcaaatgtacctgatttttaatttttattcttagtaATCTAATGTATATCTAGTGAAGCATaaattctttattaatgtgAGGTAgaatttgtaaaatattatgatacaaaatataaacttaataaGGGCAAAATGCAAACGACCCAAAATTAATGTATTGTATTACTACAATACGCTATATTTTGCACACTCTTTAAACACTCTAAAATACATTGATTGAGTTAATGTCAGTATATTTAGAGTCGTTAAATTCTTTAGCGACATTTATATAAAATGATGGTAATAAATACTCATACTATATTATtgtcattaaatttaatataacgataattatattattacgTTAAATAATTACCACTTAATCCATTATTTGTTATAGTATTGCCTCGTACAATGTTCATGTCCTCCGTTTTTTTAAAATCCTGATcaacaaaatgaaaattcaaataGTCAATCAACTGAGCTACAAAGATTCGTCTCCACGTCCCTGTCTTCACGTGAAGATATATGAAAGTAATTAAATCAcaagaataattttatttcttcttttttattttaaagaaaaaaaaaatcaaactaccGACAAAAAAATTAGATGTCATTATCTCTAGGTGACAAGGTTTGTCATTAATAAATAAACCAATGGGTCAACATGTTTTGCTTTACCTTTGAGCTACAAAATGGCACTAAATTTAAACATTTGGACCCAATTTCAAGAATTAATACTAGTACTAGTATTTTGATTGAAGTCCTAATGAAATGTCACTATTTTGCGTTCTTTCATTTTCACTCATTATTCAATCATATAATAGTATATGATAACAATTAGGAGTAGTCAAAGAATATTGTGTGATgaaatagaccaaaaagaaattatatagaTTCGTCTAGGTATTTTCAACCAATGagttttttcattcattttcctCGATGCTTTCATATAGATTTATTCAAATCGTTTCAATGAATTTCAATCATGTCAATTAACATTTATGTGTGATATACATAAGTGATATCTAAAGAATTAGGCTTCTCATTCACTTTTCAAGTCGACTTTAACTATGAATTTTCACTTGGAGTTGAAGTCGACTTGGAAAATGTCATTGCTTATGTATATTGTGTATATTACTGCATACCACACGCCTATTTGGACATATATCTACAAATATACATGATATAACGGATATACAAATTTCCCTTTTGAAGAATTGTAAATGAGATTTTATCTCATACAAAGTAGCATATCCTCAAGAATTCCAAGAATTAGTAAACATGGGACCAAACTCGTATAACTTTactaataaaatacacaatttaataACAGGGGAAGACCCGAATAGTggattgatatatatatatatatatatatNAGCATATCCTCAAGAATTCTAAGAATTAGTAAACATGGGACCAAACTCGtataattttactaataaaatacaCAGTTTAATAACAGGGGAAGACCCGAATAGTGaattggtatatatatatatatatacactttattGAAATAAGCGGTCGGATTTCCCTTTTGAGAATTGTATATGcgattttaactttaaaaaaaaaacaccaaaataTTAGTTGCAACAAATGtagaataaaaattttaaaatttattcatttcTGATTCCACATTTATGGcgataatattaaaatttcaacttGGCACAGTTGtcttaattacttttattttgataattatgAGCTTCTTGAATTCTCTTTTTGCctatttctttcaaattttggaCCACTTGGACAATTACTATTGAATTTGGATTGAAAATTTGGAGTTAAGTTTAGAATTTTATGTATTTACACTATAGATCATGCAATTATGTTCATAGTGTTCTCAATTGTACTTTATAATTTATTCATAGAGTTTTACATGTTTAAAATGCCAATGAACTTTAATTTATGCAATGTTTCCAAAGTCATGAAAGATTATTTTATGACATGTACAATTTATCATGAGTTTAAACATTAATAATTAGCTCGATGAGAGTTTAATACATCGTGAGTAATTACATGctcattcaaaattttatcgTGATACCATTATATAggaacatttttcattttttataggattatttatgtttttatgtgtGTACTCAAAACCTTTATATATACtttcatttgaaaaaataatcatataaatTGCATGAATAACTTTAAGGGGAACATCCAATTTTAACCTTAGACTTAGCCTTATAAGTAGCAACACATTTTCAAAAGGACTTATAGTTACCTCACAAAGTGGATATCTTTATTATGAGATCAAatcttttttcagaaaaaaaattctgattttTATTCCCTTTGTTTCacatttagggtgtgtttggtacctaggaaaatatttttcttcaaaaataatgtttagaaaaataagtgagtttattatttacttttttatgtATGGTAcataatcaaataatattatCCTAAAagcatttgtatataatttacaCAAATATCATGGAAGGTGGGGTGGGGTGATAGGAATAAGAGAGAAGATGAAGTGTGCATATGTCGGAGGATGGAAAGAACACAATCAACATGAAATTCAACTTCAACTTGTTACAATTTCTAAAATTCACAAGTTGAATtccgagttttttttttaaattcgaaaaaactttaaatacttattttcacatttttcattcatattctcttacaaaaatttaatatttttcgaaGAGTATTTATATCCAACACAACTTTTAGATTCCAGAAaggtgaaaaaggaaaagggatgTCAAGAATTGACAACTTAAGAAGATGTTGTAATATAGTGATAagattttaacaaaaataattgcaAGGAATATATAGAGGGGCATATTTTCTCATTGACACATATTTTTGACTTACTTTATcgtatcatatcatatcatgtGTTTCATAATCTTTTGAGTTTTGTAATGCATATTTGTATTGGCTTGTTTTTCATTATTACTCcatatgtttcaatttatgtaacataatttaaattttgagaatcagatagtttaattttaattgtgaATTCAGATATGAAacattcaaattttttaaacaaaaataataataataataataataatatatatatatatatatatatatatatataaaagaaaaaatattacgATAAAAAACAGACTTGTTTGAATTCGAAATTTAGAagatgtcatataaattgagacgtACGAACCAGTTAACCAGTTAACAGTAAAAATGATAGGTTatgtaagaatcactccattttTATCTTTGAGAAAGGTCTTTGCTACGTAGCGATTTATCCTCTGCCCCAAAAAGGTGAAACTTTTATAAGCTTAGATTAATCAGGATTCAAAATTAATATCGAACATCgagtaaaataaattaattgttcCCCTAAGTTTTAATACATGGAAAGGGGCAACAATTGGATGAGATATATAAAAGTCCATTTCTTTGCATTATATTCTATTATTCGAATGCCTTTGTGGTGACTATGAAAAGTTCTTATCAAAATTGTAAAGAATAAGTAACATAAATCCTTCTCAAAATATTCCCATATTCTACTTGAGGATTTGAAACACTATCCAAGAATGAATGATGCAAAGTGATCCTTTCCTAACAAGCAAAAATGAAATATTCTCAAAAAAGACTTGACCATATATGAAGGGGAGTCTTCAAGCAACAAATTAAAAGGTTGTCTTTAATTCGTACGAGCTATAGGATTACAGGTATGAGCCACGAAATCagttattaatatttgtattagaatAGACTATCTATAACAGTATTGCTCTTTTCTGGATTTTACGTGATCACGAGATGCTTTGTGTTGCccacttaaataaataaaagaagaagaaaagttagAACATTTTCCTTAATCATACCAACAAAACATGACTTAAAGTAGTAAATTTCCTTTCTTTATTAGGTCCTTTTATTTGACTTTGGTTTAGGTATAGGATCCTTATTATAATAAGACTAGCAAAAGGCCCCAATAAATTGTAGACAAATTGAATCTTTCTAAAGACTTTAAGAAGTGAACCTCATAGAAAATGCCCTACATATATTCTTTATTATCATTGCCCacttaaaaaaatgtatttatcctggagaaaaaaaaaaaagaatttcctTCCATTAATATTTAGCAAATTTCTTGATTGGTCGCTCAAGAGACTAACGTTTGTTCTCTTCCTCTATGCATCTCAGTGATGGACTCATCATAAGCTTTTTTTATCCTCCTCTTACCGGGATATCTATTAtatcaagattattttttttgagtccACTAAAAACCCACTTATGACACGTTTAACCCGTTCAAAGGCCTTTTATAAGACTTGGACTAAAATCCTAGACATTGTACAACATGGAGGTCTTACGTTTGCTAAACCAAGAAGAGGGATGTGCCTGCTTCTGATACCACGTAAAGAAAATAGACCTTAAATGTTATTTAACCTAAAAAATAgctcataaattaaaaatcgtCTAAGATTAAGTACGGAGACAACAACACCTTCTATTTAGTTGATCAATGTGGAACACTTTAACAACTCAATATGGGAAGACAAAATGTTTAGCCTAATAGAAATAGCTACTTATTTTGAACCCaagggaaaaaaaaacatttttttaaaagttgcccaaaataaaaaaagttaaattttcaTTCGATGTTGGGTATTTGTCTCGGGGCTCGAGTAATCTAAGATTCGTTCCAAAAGGTCTCTTCTTTAGGGTAAAACAAATACATTTTTTCCCAAAGATTGTGTTGTGGAGCTTGTTTAACCAAAAATGCAACTCAGTAGCTTTCGGTAGAGTATATCAGTAaaattaatgcatgcattagttcTATGATTAATAATACTTTGTTTGGTACATAGTTTATgctatgtatatattttattgtgtATTTAGGTGTAATGTTATGTATAACATGATAAAGACCAATTGCCCTCAAACCCCTTTTTAAATCTCTTCTATCACAAATGTAGAGAATAtctaagtaaataaatatttttatatgcaCACTGCTTTTAATATACCAAatcaaataatgcaaaaaaaaatatgtaatacgCATAACTAGTACACtctatttaacattatttttatacactacCAAACAATAACATGTTCTAGTTTCTATCCTAATGAATCACCTAGGTTCAAGAAATCAActaacaaccaaaaaaaaaaaaggcgaCAAAGAACCTATTGTATTTGGAAACTTATTAGTTcaaatttactatttgttgccattttaataaattttccCAAATAAAAGTATCGAATTCAGATAAATTCAATTTCTGCGGCTACATCCACCAccaatcaatatatatacaagcAGATCGAAACTATAATTTGATAATGTATATAAGTTCATGTCATCATTTAAGCCACCAATTTGTTAAGTCGCCCTTGACAGTTTACCCACAACTATGGAGAGCCTTTCATAAAAGTTCAAAAAGTCAATTCTTGAGTAGAATCTATTGAAGGACTTGGGACTTAGACTCCGACCTGGAACCCGACTCCCAACTTCCTGAAACCTAACTCCCGACTCGAGACCCGGTGAGCACTAACATGATGTCATTTAGATTTTGCCTATTTTCACCAGTAGTCATTACAAGAACAATACCCATTCCTAAAATGATGAAACCTGTTCCTATCCCTCATTATTATCTCTCTTTTATAGACATTTGATATGAACTTCATGAATGTATGACAATCATCACATGTCCTGAGATTCTTCACAACCCGAATTATCCTTCCGGGTTGCATCGTCATAAGTCCAAACGCAACAGCAATTCTCTCACTGTGATATCGAACCACACTCTCCCTCTCTTCATCCTCAACGTCATGTAGCACCAAAGTTGTATCTGGTTCATATCCATGAGCCTGTACTTCCTTCACAATCTTATCCAAGAACACGTTAATTTGAGTACGTGAAGTATCTCCAGCTACAAATTCATATACAATGTTTTTAACCTCGATTGAACTGCATCCAGGCGTTTTACGCACACCCCTCTTGATCATTAACTTCCTACATTGATCAACTTCAGTCCATCGGTTTAAAGATGCATAGAGGTTGGACAAGAAGACGTAGTTTCCTCCATCGTGTGGATCCAATCTTAGAAGATTATCGGTCACTTGCTCCCCTAGCTTTGCATCCTTATGCTTGTGACAAGCTCGGAGCAGGCCACCCCAGACAACTGCATTGGGCTTCATTGGCATGCGATTTATAAGTTAGTTCAAGTGCTTCTTGAAGGCATCCTGATCGACCTAAAAGGTCGATCATGCAGCCATAATGTTCAATTCCAGGCTCAATGCCATAAACGATCTTCATCTGTGAAAAATAGCTTCTCCCAACGGAAACCAACCCAGAATGGCTACACGAACATAGAAGTCCTACGAAAGTCACACCGTCTGGTTTTATCCCTTCTCTTTCCATTGCAATGAAAGCATCTACAGCTTCCTTCCCATACCCATGCATTCCTAGTCCAATGATGACGGAATTCCAGCAAAAGATGTTTCTATCATGCAAGCCATGGAAGACTTGTATAGCAGCTTCTACATTCCCACATTTGAAGTACATATCTATAAGCGCGTTTCCCAAGACAAAATCGATCTTGATTTTCTTTGTTCTAATATAACCATGAATCCATTCACCCATATCTAAAGCTCCTAAATGAGCACAAGCAGAAAGCAAGCTAACCATTGTCACCTCAGTTGGTTTTACTTCTTCGCTTAGCATACGTTGAAACAAATCTATGGCTCTAACAGATTCGCCACGTTGAACATATCCTGCAATCATCGTATTCCAAGTCACAACGTTTTTCATGAACCCCATCTCACCAAACAATTCATCCGCCTTAACCATTTGCTCCGACTTACAATATCCATCAATCATTGCATTCCATGAAACCACATCTTTGATTGGATTTCGATCAAAGATCAATCGAGCATTATGAACTTCACTTGATTTGCAGTAGCACGTAATTAATGAATTCCAAGAAGCCGAATTCCTATCAGACATATTTTCAAACAGCTGTTTCGCCTCCTCAACACAACCATACGTACTGAAAGCTGAAATCATAGCATTAGTAGCAATAACATCTCTCTCAGGCATTTCCACAAACACTTTCCTTGCAGAGCCTAAATCCCCAACTTTTCCATAAAAATCAAGCAACCCAGTTAgcaaaattacatcaaattcaaaACCCATTTTCACAATCTGGGAATGAAACGATTTCCCTAAATGGGTTCCATTTCGATTAGCACAAGAACgtaaaatcaaagaaaaggTGACTCTGTTTGGAAAGAAGTTGGTGTCACAACTCCTGATCAACCCTttgtacaaatacaaaaattctttgaaattttcatgTTGTAAGGAAACACGAATCATTGAATTCAATAATGAAGATGGATTATTGTGTCTGGGAAAATGTTGCAAAACATGTCGTTTTAATtgtttgaaggaaaatatctTTTTGGGTGGTAAATACAGAGAATTCATGAACATGAACAAAAACAACTCTCagtaaaatgtatcaaaatatactttaatCTCATTGCATATACCCtgtaaaatattgaaattaaaacAGAGGGAGCACAACACGATTGGTTTCTAAGATCACTTCTCAGAACCAAAATGACTAGTTTCATTTCCAACAGAATGAAAACTAATACTCATCTATATTTCCAACAATCTGAATTCTTTCTGTTTGTTTTCGTTTCCCATCTGTTTTGTACTGAAACCCAACTAATTCTAATCCATGCTGAATAGAGGCGCTATTCAGAGGTAGCATTAAACAACCCCATCCACTACACCACAATTTAACTTCCTACTTCGTTCCAATAAGGCCAGCCGGACCATTGCAAAGGACCTTCCAAATCCGCatatcataaatttaaattaaatttaaactcAACAAATGCTTATGTTAAACCCAACCTCCTATTAAATTATAGGTTGGGGCATAAACTGACAAGTGGAGCATGAATTTTAAGCCTATAACCACATCATCTTGGCACGCCAAAATTCAACACACCAATTTGACACCCCTACTCAAACATATCATCCACCGTCATTCTTAACGAATCAAGTCCGTCCACAAAACCAACGAAAGACTGATGAACTACTGCAACGAAGATTTAAACATGTATACTACATCCACAGctgcatataaaaaaaatggcataaaaAACACCATGTGTACATAAGATTGCATATAACCACAATTCTTAATACATTGTCACAACTGTAGCAAGCAAATTCAGGATGAACTATGTATAACCAACTAGATGCATCAGAGATACCCGCTAGATATAGAAGACACTGTAACCTGGAGGCTGCAAATCCGTAGGCACTTACTTCAGCGACCAAATCCGGAAGTTCTGGACAGGTGAATACTAAACTCACATCAAATTTCTCCGGAGTATCAAGCTACCTCATATcacatattcaaataaaaagtaATAGATACGTCCAACTATTCAGTTCCTATAGCTAAGCAAAAACAGTTATTCATAAAAGcaacaaaataaaagagacaGCATCACTCCAGGCAGATACTCTCCTGTTCTTGCTTTACAGTGACCATTTCCATTGATTTAGGTGGTACCTGCCAAAGAGCACCAAAGAAAACTTTCAaaacatacccagtgtagtccCCACACAAGTGGGGTTCacaagaaaagttttaaaaagaaagaacaacGAAACAGAAAACTCCACCAAGTAACATGCCCAGCTCGCCAAGtaaattctaaatttctaaTCAATGAGAACAAAATATGCATAATTGCATAAAGATGAAACATTTAACTCCTTTCAACTTCAATTCACAGCATAGAACTGAAATATGCACCACTATTAGGTACTTCACATGTCAGCTGAGGTCTTTATCCACGTATATTGCGGATAACTACTCATCATCCAAGGGCATGGAGTATCAGGACATAAAGGGTTTTTAATTCATAGATACTTTCTTCAGTATCCTGAATCTCAAATGAtcacaatataatataatattcacaTCATCCAAAAATAACAATAGAATATCCAGCTATACTCGCCATATAAATTCAACCGCCTTTAACCAAGCCAGAACCATacacattttaaaacaacaaattcACCGATGTATTATTGCTCCGTCTCTTCTATAAATATTGCCCGCGTTTGACTTCTCCTCGTTTTAGTTCTCAAGCCTTTATTAGGAGAGGTAGCAATccaataaaatgacaaaagtaaCACAACACAAGaatattatcattttaattttcaaaacagACAGCTTATAGTTCTCAAATACTACATATACCaacacaaaaatcaaaatttatcagatCCAAAATCGTATGTAGGAAATTCAACATTGACTAGATATTAGTGAATGGTGGCAAAAATCTAGATGTTTATGGTTGAAACAGGGTGATAGGAACACTGAATTCTTCCAGAAGATGCCCAATGCAAACAGAAGATGCAACCACATTGACAAGATAGAAGTGAATGCAAATAGCAAAGAAGAACCAGAgtaaatgaaaagaaataatcGAGCTATATGAGAAACTTTATACTGAGACTGAGGAGAGAAAGGATTGTGTCCTGGATTTTATATCTACATACATCATGCCATTGTTTCCAATACCTTTGGAAGTGGAGAAAATTGGACAAATTGAGGAGATTTCTTGTGTCAAGGCAGCAAAGAAGGCCAGCCTTTCAACTTGGTCAACTGGAAcactataattttatttttagtaacagaaaaaaaaaaaaaaaaagtggggATTACGTATCAAACAAAATTGGTTTTGTTTTTATAACCGTTGTCCGGGCCCGGTTTGTGGCTTGTGCACATCAATGACACGGGGCACCTACTACCTCCCACCAGACAAGCACATGTACAGGTAACTTTGTCCACCAAGACTTCGCTTAAATGGATTCACAACCCACTTTATTGAccactattttttattttatttttttgagaaggtaacaaccacttcattgaccactataTCATATCCTGGTTATGTAAGTTCAATGTTTAAGGCTCAGGCAACGATATGGAGAAATGTTATAATGAATAGGGGTGGCCTATAATGAAAGGCACACCAAAATGGAACTCCACATGGGTATGGTATATGGAGAAATAATAGGGCATCCTGGCCTTAGTTTTCACAGAACATTAACATCAAAATTGTCAATAGAAGAAGAGTTCAATTTTGGCATGATTTGTGGATTGGACACGCTCCATTAAAAAACCAATTCCCCTCTTGTTCAAGCATAGTGCAGGATATTAACAGTCTAGCACACAGGGCAGGGAAGGCAATGGttggaatttaaaattttgaaggtaCTTCATGATTGTGAGTGCTTAGAGTGGCAGAAATGTCTTCAGTATCCTATCATCTTTCGAAGAGCCAAACAACTGTGAGGATAAGTTGGTACAGTAGGGGCAAAAGAGTCTGTATGGAAGGGGCAGAAGAACGTTGTTTTTACTGGAAAGCAGATGGGGATTCTAAAATCTAACGAAAGAAATGTTTTTTGAAGGAGTTGTGGTCCTTCATACTGAAAATTATATTACTGTATACTTCTGATGTCCTTTTAGTGGAAATTGGAATGGGCAAACAAGTGTTGAGCCCTTGCTACAGTTCATAGAATCTTTCATACAGCATAGAGCGGGTGCTCATCCCTTTATGCTACTAGCTCTTTTTCGATAGTACTTTTCCTCTCCCTTTTTTGTCATACAGCACTCTCTTAGTACTTCTAACATCAGAAGTGCTTGCCACTTCCCAAAAACTGGAAGAGAGAAAAATGTTACGGAGCACCACTAAGAGTTGCATAGATTTAGATAAAGGATTGGGCAGGTaaagaaaatggaaataaaTCAAAACTCAACCCACAAGAGCTAGCTCATCAGGTGAAGATTGTCCAAGACAAATAAGGAGAAAGCATTCCATTTCACTCCTCCCCCCCCCCCNCCCCCCCAAGCCGGACTAGTAGTATTTCACATCTTACTATAGCATAAAATCACACCCCTTTCTTGAATCAATGTATAACAATTATAccacataaaattaaataaatatactcAATGTTAAAATGGAAATATTGTGCAAGAGTTAGAGAGTAATTTGCTTACAGTTACGCAATAATTCACATGATTTATAGCATAAGTCATAACACCACACCAATTTAATAAATGGCTATTACAATCATTGTACCTCATTAAC
This genomic stretch from Solanum stenotomum isolate F172 chromosome 10, ASM1918654v1, whole genome shotgun sequence harbors:
- the LOC125841579 gene encoding pentatricopeptide repeat-containing protein At5g66520-like, yielding MGFEFDVILLTGLLDFYGKVGDLGSARKVFVEMPERDVIATNAMISAFSTYGCVEEAKQLFENMSDRNSASWNSLITCYCKSSEVHNARLIFDRNPIKDVVSWNAMIDGYCKSEQMVKADELFGEMGFMKNVVTWNTMIAGYVQRGESVRAIDLFQRMLSEEVKPTEVTMVSLLSACAHLGALDMGEWIHGYIRTKKIKIDFVLGNALIDMYFKCGNVEAAIQVFHGLHDRNIFCWNSVIIGLGMHGYGKEAVDAFIAMEREGIKPDGVTFVGLLCSCSHSGLVSVGRSYFSQMKIPNAVVWGGLLRACHKHKDAKLGEQVTDNLLRLDPHDGGNYVFLSNLYASLNRWTEVDQCRKLMIKRGVRKTPGCSSIEVKNIVYEFVAGDTSRTQINVFLDKIVKEVQAHGYEPDTTLVLHDVEDEERESVVRYHSERIAVAFGLMTMQPGRIIRVVKNLRTCDDCHTFMKFISNVYKREIIMRDRNRFHHFRNGYCSCNDYW